A section of the Corvus moneduloides isolate bCorMon1 chromosome 29, bCorMon1.pri, whole genome shotgun sequence genome encodes:
- the LOC116436395 gene encoding uncharacterized protein LOC116436395: MGPGQEGTASSCARGGSGWIFGKIPPGKGGQALGGAAQGGLEWPSLEGSLEVSEGSLEVSEGSLDVSEGSLDIALGTRHSLDSLTLELFPNLRNPGILQIREVAGKKGPQTTPKGKKTLSPHQLPQNPGKTRLCRFGRGIWAWQAGEAPAAKFGTCRHREVAPFRQIPAPKRCPGRGTGPASQPRSGSTFPGQGGGCGGNPADLGCSALPRPSSDFHLFPGFLPFSSSPSSFAELQGFSRFWGAKGGVMLQSFPCLWKTGFPLF; this comes from the exons ATGGGgccaggacaagagggaacggcctcgagctgtgccaggggaggctcagggtggatatttgggaaaatcCCTCCTGGAAAGGGCGGCCAGGCCTtgggaggggctgcccagggaggcttggagtggccatccctggag ggatccctggaggtgtccgagggatccctggaggtgtccgaggGATCCCTGGACGTGTCCGAGGGATCCCTGGACATCGCTCTGGGGACCCGACACAGCTTGGACTCGCTGACCTTGGAGCTCTTTCCCAACCTCAGAAATCCTGGGATTCTGCAAATCCGGGAGGTGGCAGGGAAGAAAGgaccccaaaccacccccaaG GGGAAAAAGACCCTCAGCCCCCACCAGCTgccccaaaatcctgggaaaacgAGGCTGTGCCGGTTCGGCAGAGGGATTTGGGCTTGGCAAGCGGGAGAAGCCCCGGCTGCGAAGTTCGGGACCTGCCGGCACAGGGAAGTCGCGCCCTTCAGACAAATTCCAGCTCCGAAACGCTGCCCAGGAAGGGGAACCGGCCCCGCGTCACAGCCCCGGTCTGGCTCCACTTTCCCTGGGCAGGGCGGG GGATGCGGGGGGAACCCGGCGGATTTGGGATGCTCGGCCCTGCCTCGACCCTCCTCGGATTTCCaccttttccctggatttttgcctttttcctcctctccttcgTCCTTTGCTGAGCTCCAG GGATTTTCCCGGTTTTGGGGAGCAAAGGGGGGAGTGATGCTCCAGAGCTTCCCGTGCCTCTGGAAAACGGGATTCCCTTTATTTTAG
- the LOC116436362 gene encoding uncharacterized protein LOC116436362: MVPWDPEGPCWELQLCDRSCSSAALEPLLGSQTHPGLPRSALGLLECQDQTVSVDVSTAGSLCLTPEKPRQEWSEVEWRMKPDSGTQERILTELKAGTSSYPKGSLHGRANFHRETLSLCISPVRKEDSGVYEAKIGTSPSENSFRCFRVSVWDPVRQPRLKTQILRQDQGWCLVSLLCSSAGNVSHSWACPGDPPGTPESGSQLEKGSRLEKGSRPEDGSPLEKRSGPEKGSRLEKGSQPEDGSQPEDGSRLENGSRLEKGSRLENGSRLEKGSRLLRNVTEGAEPQICLCNVSSPAGWSAASTELACPPPGNFGAWAAAAAGLLLLLVVSGCCCCCCWRKRSRNSRQATPGTPAGPPEQPLTIYAEMGVKKPGQDPTGTSEATQEGATIYAVVSPRTLERPRCPDEPGTRTVYSTVQFGRRPSSCKKKRLDRALVSTAYLEDNGGYRRLGFPTPAGHQRP; the protein is encoded by the exons atggtCCCCTGGGATCCGGAGGGGccgtgctgggagctgcagctctgcgacaggagctgctcctccgCAGCTCTGGAGCCTCTCCTGGGGTCACAGACTCACCCGGGGCTCCCCCGCTCTGCTTTAGGACTCCTGGAATGCCAGGATCAAACCGTGTCCGTGGACGTGTCCACCGCGGGATCGCTGTGTCTGACTCCGGAGAAACCCCGACAGGAGTGGAGCGAGGTGGAGTGGAGAATGAAGCCGGACTCAGGAACGCAGGAGCGCATCCTGACCGAGCTCAAGGCCGGTACTTCCTCGTATCCCAAGGGTTCCTTGCACGGGAGAGCCAATTTCCATCGGGAGACCCTTTCCCTGTGCATCTCCCCCGTGAGGAAGGAGGACAGTGGGGTCTACGAGGCCAAGATTGGCACTTCACCATCGGAGAATTCCTTCCGCTGCTTCCGAGTGTCCGTGTGGG ACCCCGTCCGGCAGCCGCGGCTGAAGACCCAAATCCTGCGGCAGGATCAGGGCTGGTGCCtcgtgtccctgctctgctccagcgcCGGGAACGTCTCCCACAGCTGGGCCTGTCCTGGGGATCCCCCGGGAACGCCGGAGAGCggatcccagctggaaaagggaTCTCGGCTGGAGAAGGGATCCAGGCCAGAGGACGGATCCCCGCTGGAGAAGAGATCTGGGCCAGAGAAGGGATCGCGGCTGGAGAAGGGATCCCAACCAGAGGATGGATCCCAACCGGAGGACGGATCTCGTCTGGAGAACGGATCCCGGCTGGAGAAGGGATCCCGTCTGGAGAACGGATCCCGGCTGGAGAAGGGATCCCGGCTGCTCCGGAACGTCACCGAGGGCGCGGAACCCCAAATCTGCCTCTGCAACGTCAGCAGCCCCGCGGGCTGGAGCGCGGCCAGCACCGAGCTCGCCTGTCCCCCCCCAG GGAATTTCGGCGCGtgggcagcggcggccgcggggctgctgctgctgctcgtggtcagcggctgctgctgctgctgctgctggaggaagcGGAGCCGGAATTCCCGGCAAG CGACCCCCGGAACGCCCGCGGGACCCCCGGAGCAGCCGCTGACGATCTACGCCGAGATGGGAGTGAAGAAACCCGGCCAGGACCCC ACCGGGACCAGCGAGGCCACCCAGGAAGGAGCCACCATCTACGCCGTGGTCTCTCCCAGGACACTG GAGCGCCCCAGGTGCCCGGACGAGCCCGGGACTCGCACCGTTTACTCCACGGTCCAGTTCGGCCGCAGG CCTTCCTCCTGCAAGAAAAAGAGGCTGGACCGAGCTTTGGTCTCCACGGCCTACTTGGAG GATAACGGGGGCTACAGGCGCTTGGGATTCCCAACTCCCGCCGGCCACCAGCGCCCCTGA